The Takifugu rubripes chromosome 7, fTakRub1.2, whole genome shotgun sequence genome has a segment encoding these proteins:
- the LOC101066263 gene encoding potassium channel subfamily K member 5-like has protein sequence MAEKGPFLTSCIIFYLSIGAAIFQILEEPNWQSARDRYTLQKENIVKKYKCLTKADLDEILETVSEAAGQGVTIAGDIHRNTWDWANSVIFASTIVTTIGFGNVAPKTKSGRVFCILYGLCGIPLCLVWISELGSFFGDRAKRLSGILIRKGVSVKRVQLTCTALFLLWGLLVHLVLPPVVFMYMEDWSYLEGLYYSFITLTTVGFGDYVAGVNPKMNYPRLYRAFAELWIYMGLAWLSLFFSWNVNMVVEAHKVLKKRRRQRHRHFYQEEPKPPEDKDTQGVNPDVIDIFNFPKEVDYSTIIKQIGAAAQETKSKDNMNRSKSCSDIVSTNILTLDHSPRHRRLISISEVFMSSVTPKREEKEEDGLTSVSSGTTETTECSRTEHEEHKEGGASEDGGSPVGLAAPPQRGARGQKRAAL, from the exons ATGGCTGAAAAGGGACCGTTTCTAACTTCCTGTATTATTTTTTACCTGTCGATCGGGGCCGCGATCTTCCAGATTCTCGAAGAGCCGAACTGGCAGTCGGCCAGGGACAGGTATACCcttcaaaaagaaaacatcGTGAAAAAGTACAAGTGCCTCACTAAAGCCGACCTGGATGAGATTTTGGAG ACAGTGTCAGAGGCTGCGGGGCAAGGCGTGACCATCGCTGGGGACATCCACCGGAACACGTGGGACTGGGCGAACTCCGTCATCTTTGCATCAACCATTGTCACGACTATCG GTTTTGGCAATGTTGCTCCCAAAACTAAGAGCGGACGTGTTTTCTGCATCCTGTACGGGCTGTGCGGGATCCCCCTGTGTCTGGTGTGGATAAGCGAACTGGGCTCATTCTTCGGAGACCGAGCCAAACGTCTGTCTGGAATCCTGATCCGTAAAGGCGTCTCAGTG AAAAGGGTCCAGTTAACCTGCACGGCCTTGTTCCTGCTGTGGGGGCTGCTGGTGCACCTGGTGCTCCCTCCTGTTGTTTTCATGTACATGGAGGACTGGAGTTACCTGGAAGGCCTCTATTATTCCTTCATCACACTGACAACAGTGGGTTTTGGGGATTATGTGGCAG GTGTAAACCCAAAGATGAACTATCCCAGACTGTACAGGGCATTTGCAGAGTTGTGGATCTACATGGGCCTCGCCTGGCTCTCCCTGTTCTTCAGCTGGAACGTCAACATGGTGGTGGAAGCTCACAAAGTGCTGAAGAAAAGACGGAGGCAAAGGCACAGGCACTTCTACCAGGAGGAGCCCAAGCCCCCGGAGGACAAGGACACACAGGGGGTGAATCCCGACGTCATAGACATCTTCAACTTTCCGAAGGAGGTCGACTACAGCACCATCATCAAGCAGATTGGAGCCGCGGCGCAGGAAACTAAGAGCAAGGACAACATGAATCGCTCCAAGAGCTGCAGCGACATCGTGTCCACGAACATCCTGACCCTGGATCACTCCCCCCGGCACAGACGCCTGATCAGCATCAGCGAGGTGTTCATGAGCTCCGTCACGCCCAAGCgcgaggagaaagaggaggacggTCTGACCAGCGTGAGCAGCGGCACGACTGAAACTACAGAGTGTTCAAGGACGGAACACGAGGAGCACAAGGAGGGCGGTGCGTCTGAGGACGGGGGTTCCCCCGTCGgccttgctgcccccccccaaagaggCGCGAGAGGACAGAAGCGTGCAGCGCTCTAA